From one [Ruminococcus] lactaris ATCC 29176 genomic stretch:
- the fabF gene encoding beta-ketoacyl-ACP synthase II gives MKRRVVITGMGAVTPIGNTIEEFWDGIRSGKSGIAPITHFDASEYKVKLAAEVKNFVAKERMDFKAAKRMESFSQYAVAAAKEAFEDAGLDMAEEDPYRIGTIIGSGIGGLECHEKNYKKLQERGPGRVNPLMIPLMISNMAAGNVSIQLGLKGKCTDVVTACASGANSIGDAMRAIQYGDLDVCVAGGTEASICPSGVAGFTALTALSCNPDPASASRPFDKDRDGFVIGEGAGIVVLEELEHAKARGARIYAEMAGYGSTGDAYHITSPAEDGSGAGMAMKFAMKEAGIQPEQVDYINAHGTSTHHNDLFESRAIRYALGKAAETVVINSTKSMVGHMLGAAGAVEVIVCVKSIEDQFIHQTIGTEHIDPECGLNYAVGSPVEKKIDYAMSNSLGFGGHNVSLIVKRYEE, from the coding sequence ATGAAACGCAGAGTAGTTATAACAGGAATGGGTGCAGTGACACCGATCGGGAATACCATAGAGGAATTTTGGGATGGAATCCGGTCAGGAAAATCAGGAATCGCTCCCATCACACATTTTGATGCATCAGAATATAAAGTAAAACTTGCAGCAGAAGTAAAGAATTTTGTCGCAAAAGAACGAATGGACTTTAAAGCGGCAAAAAGAATGGAATCTTTTTCCCAGTATGCAGTGGCGGCAGCAAAAGAAGCATTTGAAGATGCAGGACTGGATATGGCAGAGGAAGATCCCTACCGTATCGGGACAATCATTGGCTCAGGAATTGGTGGACTGGAGTGTCATGAAAAAAATTATAAAAAACTGCAGGAGCGTGGTCCGGGACGCGTGAATCCATTGATGATTCCGTTAATGATCTCCAATATGGCAGCAGGAAATGTATCAATCCAGCTTGGACTGAAAGGAAAATGTACAGATGTAGTGACTGCCTGTGCTTCAGGGGCAAACAGCATCGGAGATGCTATGCGGGCAATCCAGTATGGAGATCTTGATGTCTGTGTGGCGGGAGGAACAGAAGCAAGTATCTGTCCTTCCGGTGTAGCGGGATTTACAGCTTTGACAGCATTGTCCTGTAATCCGGATCCGGCATCAGCATCCCGGCCATTTGATAAAGACAGGGATGGATTTGTGATCGGAGAGGGAGCCGGAATTGTTGTATTGGAGGAACTGGAGCATGCCAAGGCGAGAGGTGCCAGAATCTATGCGGAGATGGCAGGATACGGATCAACCGGTGATGCCTATCATATTACTTCCCCTGCAGAAGACGGATCCGGAGCAGGCATGGCGATGAAGTTTGCCATGAAAGAAGCAGGAATACAGCCAGAGCAGGTTGACTATATTAATGCACACGGAACAAGTACGCATCATAATGATCTGTTTGAGTCAAGAGCGATCCGTTATGCACTGGGAAAGGCGGCAGAAACGGTAGTGATCAATTCTACCAAATCAATGGTCGGCCATATGCTGGGTGCAGCCGGTGCTGTTGAGGTGATTGTATGTGTAAAGAGTATTGAGGATCAGTTTATCCATCAGACCATAGGGACAGAGCATATAGATCCAGAATGTGGACTGAATTATGCAGTTGGTTCTCCGGTGGAAAAGAAAATTGATTATGCAATGTCAAATTCCCTGGGATTTGGCGGTCATAATGTGTCACTGATCGTAAAACGCTATGAGGAGTAG
- a CDS encoding MarR family winged helix-turn-helix transcriptional regulator: MKTYETINDILVHLFNEIWELEKNAIITEEFKDITNNDMHIIEAIGLTGKTTMSVVAKKMKITAGSLTTAMNALVNKKYVLRERGEKDRRVVYIWLTEKGQRAYRHHAKFHEQMTNAVIEELDETEIPVLLKTLRGLDTFFRSYSDNQDRS, from the coding sequence ATGAAAACCTATGAGACGATCAATGATATTCTGGTACATTTATTTAATGAAATATGGGAACTGGAAAAAAATGCGATCATAACGGAAGAGTTTAAGGATATTACGAACAATGATATGCATATTATCGAGGCAATCGGTCTGACCGGAAAGACGACGATGTCTGTGGTGGCAAAAAAAATGAAGATCACAGCAGGCTCACTTACGACGGCAATGAATGCACTGGTCAATAAAAAGTACGTTTTGAGGGAACGTGGTGAGAAGGACAGGAGGGTGGTCTATATCTGGCTGACAGAAAAGGGGCAGCGGGCTTACAGGCATCATGCAAAGTTTCATGAACAGATGACGAATGCTGTGATCGAGGAACTGGACGAGACGGAAATTCCGGTACTGTTAAAGACTCTGAGAGGACTGGATACTTTTTTCAGGAGTTATTCTGACAATCAGGATCGGTCATGA
- the accB gene encoding acetyl-CoA carboxylase biotin carboxyl carrier protein: MSMKMEELLQLIDAVSESDLTELEYKDENAEISLKKKLQPIQSGQQIEEVSCTEEIVQQKAALNKNEADGSEKKKGKIVTAPLVGTFYAAPAEDEEPFVKVGERVEKGQIVAIIEAMKLMNEIESDFAGTVTEVFVENGQSVEYGQPLFAVG, translated from the coding sequence ATGAGTATGAAAATGGAAGAACTGCTGCAGTTGATCGATGCAGTATCAGAGTCGGACCTTACAGAGCTTGAATATAAAGATGAAAATGCAGAAATCTCTTTGAAAAAGAAACTACAGCCTATTCAGTCTGGACAGCAGATAGAAGAGGTGTCATGTACGGAAGAAATTGTGCAGCAGAAAGCCGCATTAAATAAAAATGAAGCAGACGGATCGGAGAAGAAAAAGGGAAAAATTGTGACAGCACCACTGGTAGGAACGTTCTATGCTGCTCCGGCAGAAGATGAAGAACCGTTTGTGAAAGTCGGGGAGCGAGTGGAAAAAGGTCAGATCGTAGCGATCATTGAGGCGATGAAACTGATGAATGAGATTGAATCAGATTTTGCAGGAACAGTGACAGAAGTTTTTGTAGAGAATGGTCAGTCCGTAGAATATGGACAGCCACTTTTTGCAGTTGGATAA
- the fabZ gene encoding 3-hydroxyacyl-ACP dehydratase FabZ: protein MHSLNTEQIQQIIPHRHPFLLIDQIEDYVPGEYAVGYKGVSYHEDFFRGHFPQKAVMPGVLILEALAQTGAVAILSLPENRGKIAFFGGVQKCRFKGMVLPGDRLRLETRIIKRKGPVGVGEATASVDGKTVVTAELTFMVGE from the coding sequence ATGCACAGTTTAAATACAGAACAGATTCAGCAGATTATTCCGCACAGACATCCTTTTCTTCTGATCGATCAGATTGAGGATTACGTGCCTGGAGAATATGCCGTGGGATACAAGGGTGTTTCCTATCATGAAGATTTCTTCCGGGGGCATTTCCCACAGAAAGCAGTGATGCCGGGTGTGCTGATTTTAGAGGCACTGGCACAGACCGGTGCAGTTGCGATTCTAAGTCTGCCGGAAAATCGTGGAAAGATTGCATTTTTCGGAGGCGTTCAGAAGTGCCGGTTTAAGGGAATGGTTTTGCCGGGAGACAGGCTGCGTCTGGAAACGAGGATCATCAAAAGAAAAGGTCCGGTCGGGGTCGGTGAAGCGACAGCATCAGTAGATGGAAAGACGGTAGTGACAGCAGAGCTTACCTTTATGGTAGGCGAATAG
- a CDS encoding acetyl-CoA carboxylase carboxyl transferase subunit produces the protein MRLQNMFKKTGERENPVRKGRLRRRPEAPEGLLKKCNKCGAAILSEEVINGAYICPKCHGYFRVPAYKRIEMIADEGSFEEWDMDLDGMDGPPDPLQFKGYSEKIKKLREQTGLKEAVVTGRVKINGTQAVIGVCDGRFMMASMGYAVGEKITRAVERATNEKLPVILFTCSGGARMQEGIISLMQMEKTSAALKRHSDAGLLYVTVLTDPTTGGVTASFAMLGDIIIAEPQALIGFAGPRVIEQTIGEKLPEGFQRAEFLLEHGFVDQIVKRENMKPVLGRILKMHDHVHPDCRKGKEVRKSDRTEPVPKAGMTEKKAGKKAAEQEPWSEKSLTAWERVCRSRSKERPVGKDYIDILFEDFVELHGDRYYRDDPAIIGGIAYFQGICVTVIAQAKGRTTKENLERNFAMPSPEGYRKARRLMKQAEKFHRPVINFVDTPGAFCGMEAEERGQGEAIARNLFELSGLKVPVLSVVIGEGGSGGALALAVADEVWMLENSVYSVLSPEGFASILWKDSSRSVEAAKMMKLTAADLKKLGVIERVFPEPQNFSVLTMKPTAELLRAGLAEFLTKYQKLETKDLLEGRYERFRKL, from the coding sequence ATGAGACTTCAGAATATGTTTAAAAAGACAGGGGAAAGAGAGAATCCTGTACGAAAGGGGCGTTTAAGAAGAAGACCGGAAGCACCGGAAGGGCTTTTGAAAAAATGCAATAAATGTGGTGCGGCAATCCTGTCGGAAGAAGTGATCAATGGAGCATATATTTGCCCGAAATGTCATGGGTATTTCAGAGTTCCTGCATACAAAAGGATTGAGATGATCGCAGATGAAGGAAGTTTTGAAGAGTGGGATATGGATCTAGATGGAATGGACGGTCCGCCTGACCCGCTGCAATTTAAAGGATATTCTGAAAAGATAAAGAAACTCAGGGAACAGACGGGATTAAAAGAAGCTGTTGTGACCGGGCGTGTAAAAATCAACGGCACGCAGGCAGTGATCGGAGTCTGTGACGGGCGTTTTATGATGGCAAGCATGGGGTATGCAGTCGGCGAGAAGATCACCCGGGCGGTGGAACGTGCCACAAATGAAAAACTTCCTGTGATCTTATTTACCTGTTCCGGTGGAGCGAGGATGCAGGAAGGGATTATTTCGCTGATGCAGATGGAAAAGACTTCAGCGGCATTAAAACGTCATAGCGATGCAGGACTGTTATATGTGACGGTACTGACAGATCCGACGACAGGCGGCGTGACAGCCAGCTTTGCCATGTTGGGAGATATTATAATAGCAGAACCACAGGCATTGATTGGGTTTGCAGGCCCGCGGGTGATCGAGCAGACGATTGGGGAGAAACTGCCGGAAGGATTTCAACGGGCAGAATTTCTTTTGGAACATGGATTTGTAGATCAGATTGTAAAGCGGGAAAATATGAAGCCGGTTTTGGGAAGGATCCTGAAAATGCATGATCATGTCCACCCGGATTGCAGAAAGGGAAAAGAGGTCAGAAAATCCGACAGAACAGAACCGGTCCCAAAGGCAGGAATGACAGAAAAAAAAGCAGGAAAGAAAGCAGCAGAACAGGAACCATGGTCTGAAAAATCTCTTACGGCATGGGAGCGGGTCTGCCGATCCCGTTCAAAAGAGCGTCCGGTCGGCAAGGATTATATTGACATTTTGTTTGAAGATTTTGTAGAATTACATGGAGACAGATATTACAGAGATGATCCGGCGATCATTGGAGGAATTGCATATTTTCAGGGAATCTGTGTGACGGTGATCGCACAGGCAAAAGGCAGGACGACAAAAGAAAATCTGGAACGGAATTTTGCCATGCCTTCCCCGGAAGGGTACAGAAAAGCACGGCGGCTGATGAAGCAGGCAGAAAAATTCCATCGTCCGGTCATCAATTTTGTAGATACTCCGGGTGCATTTTGCGGAATGGAGGCGGAAGAACGCGGGCAAGGAGAAGCAATCGCAAGAAATTTATTTGAATTGTCGGGATTGAAAGTGCCGGTACTTTCTGTTGTGATCGGTGAAGGCGGAAGTGGTGGTGCATTGGCACTGGCGGTGGCAGATGAAGTGTGGATGCTGGAGAACAGTGTCTATTCTGTCCTTTCGCCGGAAGGGTTTGCAAGCATTTTATGGAAGGACAGCAGCCGGTCGGTTGAAGCAGCAAAGATGATGAAACTGACAGCAGCCGATCTGAAGAAACTGGGGGTGATCGAGAGAGTATTCCCGGAACCACAAAACTTCAGTGTTTTGACGATGAAACCAACTGCAGAACTGCTGCGGGCAGGTCTGGCAGAGTTTCTGACAAAATACCAGAAGCTGGAAACGAAAGACTTGCTGGAAGGAAGATATGAGCGTTTCAGAAAGCTGTAG
- a CDS encoding acetyl-CoA carboxylase biotin carboxylase subunit — MIEKILIANRGEIAVRIIRACREMGIRTVAVYSEADRDALHTQLADEAVCIGPAPSTDSYLNMQNIISATLVSGADAIHPGFGFLSENSRFARLCEQCNIVYIGPPSDVISRLGNKSEARNTMIKAGVPVIPGSKEAVYDVKEGAKIAKKIGYPVIIKAALGGGGKGMRVAQNPEEFEQSFQTARKEAGIAFGDETMYIEHFVKHPRHIEFQILADNYGNVIHLGERDCSIQRNHQKMIEESPSVALSAGLRKKMGEAAVRAAKAAGYRNAGTIEFLLEKSGAFYFMEMNTRIQVEHPVTEWVTGVDLIKEQIRIADGQKLGMKQKEVRISGHAIECRINAENPMKNFRPSPGTITDVHFPGGEGIRVDTAVYTGYQVPPCYDSMLAKLIVHGDSREEAIHKMKSALGEVIIKGVETNIDYQYSILNHPDFISGNIDVEFVTEAKGLLA, encoded by the coding sequence ATGATCGAAAAGATACTGATTGCCAACAGAGGTGAAATTGCGGTAAGGATCATCCGGGCGTGCAGAGAGATGGGAATCCGTACCGTTGCAGTATATTCAGAGGCAGACAGGGATGCTCTGCATACACAGCTTGCGGATGAAGCAGTATGTATAGGTCCGGCACCTTCCACAGACAGTTATCTGAATATGCAGAACATCATCAGTGCGACGCTGGTATCCGGTGCGGATGCAATCCATCCGGGATTTGGATTCCTTTCAGAGAACAGCCGGTTTGCCCGGTTGTGCGAGCAGTGTAATATTGTCTATATCGGACCACCATCGGACGTGATCAGCCGGCTCGGAAATAAATCTGAGGCAAGGAATACCATGATAAAAGCAGGAGTCCCGGTCATTCCTGGGAGTAAAGAGGCAGTTTATGATGTGAAGGAAGGGGCAAAGATCGCAAAAAAAATCGGTTATCCGGTTATTATCAAGGCAGCACTCGGTGGTGGCGGAAAGGGAATGCGTGTGGCACAGAACCCGGAAGAATTTGAGCAGAGTTTCCAGACAGCACGGAAAGAAGCCGGGATCGCTTTTGGAGATGAAACGATGTATATTGAACATTTTGTAAAGCATCCGAGGCACATCGAGTTTCAGATTCTTGCAGACAACTATGGGAATGTAATCCATTTAGGAGAACGTGACTGTTCTATCCAGAGAAACCATCAGAAAATGATCGAAGAATCTCCATCGGTTGCACTGAGTGCCGGTCTGCGTAAGAAAATGGGAGAGGCAGCTGTCCGGGCTGCAAAGGCAGCAGGCTACAGGAATGCCGGTACGATCGAATTTCTTCTTGAAAAGAGCGGAGCATTTTATTTTATGGAAATGAATACCAGGATTCAGGTGGAGCATCCGGTCACGGAATGGGTGACGGGGGTGGATCTGATTAAAGAGCAGATCAGGATTGCAGATGGTCAGAAACTTGGCATGAAGCAGAAAGAAGTGCGTATCAGCGGACATGCCATTGAGTGCAGGATCAATGCAGAAAATCCGATGAAGAATTTCAGACCATCACCAGGCACGATCACAGATGTGCATTTCCCGGGAGGGGAAGGAATCCGTGTAGATACTGCGGTTTATACAGGTTATCAGGTACCGCCCTGTTATGATTCTATGCTGGCAAAGCTGATCGTTCATGGAGACAGCAGGGAAGAAGCAATCCATAAAATGAAAAGTGCATTAGGAGAAGTAATCATCAAAGGTGTTGAAACGAATATAGATTATCAGTATTCGATCTTAAATCACCCTGATTTTATTTCAGGAAATATTGATGTGGAATTTGTTACAGAGGCAAAAGGACTTTTGGCATAA